From a region of the Helianthus annuus cultivar XRQ/B chromosome 5, HanXRQr2.0-SUNRISE, whole genome shotgun sequence genome:
- the LOC110927099 gene encoding uncharacterized protein LOC110927099, whose protein sequence is MEKVRTILTHTYPYPHEHSRHAIIAVAIGCLFFISSDNIHTLIHKLDNNIKWWSMYACLLGFFYFFSSPFVGKTIKPSYSNFSRWYIAWILVAAVYHLPSFQSMGVDMRMNLSLFLTIYISSIFVLIVFHLIFYGLWYVGLVSRVAGRRPEILTIVQNCAVLSVACCVFYSHCGNQALNEKRLGRRDSGLFSLLKKGEPSIWLSKFLKMYELKDEICKSWFAPVGSAGDYPLLSKWVIYGEFSCSGPCESSDEISPIYSLWATFIGLYMANYVVERSTGWALTHPLSVEKTEKLKNKQMKPNFLDMVPWYSGTSADLFKTVFDLLVSVTVFVGRFDMRMMQAAMSKVHEGVTEDFLYDHLSEKDQLWFDFMADTGDGGNSSYSVARLLAQPSLYALDNNSLQQLPRGDLLLIGGDLAYPNPSAFTYEKRFFRPFEYALQSPSWYKDVHIAVEKPELPFGVTDLKQYDGPQCFVIPGNHDWFDGLQTFMRYICHKSWLGGWLMPQKKSYFALQLPKGWWVFGLDLALHNDMDVYQFKFFAELIKEKVKENDSVIIMTHEPNWILDWYWDDVTGKNVTYLVKDHLKGRCRLRMAGDLHHYMRHSRVPTENPDSIQHLLVNGCGGAFLHPTHVFRGFDKAYGTAYEMKAAYPEVEDSSRIALGNILKFRKKNWQFDFIGGFIYFILTFSMFPQCNLGHILQKDDTFSDHVRSFLSTIWDAFMYMLGQSYVSSMGALLLLVAGVSFVPPKMSRKRRLLIGLLHVLAHLSAALILMLLMELGIEICVQHNLLATSGYHTLYEWYRQVESEHFPDPTGLRTRIEQWTFGLYPACIKYLMSAFDVPEVMAVTRSNICKNGMISLSRGGATIYYASVFLYFWVFSTPVVSLIFGSYLYICINWLHLHFDEAFSSLRIANYKSFTRFHIKPDGDLEIFTLAVDKVPKEWKLDPGWDNEVRQPHQASHHRKFPSKWRANAFHQDPVNTVRIVDHFVIQPTHRLQVAAVNGSVSH, encoded by the exons ATGGAGAAAGTTAGAACAATTCTAACACATACATACCCTTACCCACATGAGCATTCTCGACACGCGATAATTGCAGTCGCGATTGGTTGCCTGTTTTTTATCTCATCAGACAACATACATACACTCATCCACAAGTTAGACAACAACATAAAATGGTGGTCGATGTACGCCTGCTTATTAGGGTTTTTCTATTTCTTTTCATCTCCTTTTGTAGGGAAGACAATTAAGCCAAGCTATTCAAATTTCAGTAGATG GTATATAGCATGGATATTAGTGGCTGCTGTATACCATCTTCCCAGTTTTCAATCAATGGGAGTGGATATGAGGATGAATCTTTCGTTGTTTTTGACGATATACATTTCATCCATTTTTGTACTCATTGTTTTCCACTTAATTTTTTATGGTCTTTGGTACGTGGGTCTTGTTTCTCGAGTGGCAGGAAGGAGACCCGAGATCTTGACCATTGTTCAAAATTGCGCG GTGTTAAGTGTGGCGTGTTGTGTGTTTTATAGCCACTGTGGCAATCAAGCACTGAACGAAAAACGATTGGGCCGAAGAGATTCGGGCCTGTTTTCACTTTTGAAGAAGGGTGAACCGAGCATATGGCTGTCAAAATTCCTTAAAATGTATGAACTAAAAGACGAAATCTGCAAATCATGGTTTGCGCCCGTTGGGTCCGCTGGTGATTATCCACTTCTTTCCAAGTGGGTTATATATGGAGAA ttttcttgtagtggtCCGTGCGAGTCATCAGATGAAATATCTCCTATTTATTCATTATGGGCAACATTTATAGGCCTTTATATGGCTAATTATGTGGTGGAAAGATCAACAGG ATGGGCTCTTACTCATCCTTTGTCGGTCGAAAAAACCGAGAAGTTGAAGAACAAGCAGATGAAACCTAACTTTCTCGATATGGTTCCTTGGTATTCAGG GACATCAGCTGATTTATTCAAGACCGTATTTGACCTCCTTGTATCCGTGACTGTATTTGTTGGAAGATTTGATATGCGAATGATGCAG GCAGCAATGAGTAAGGTCCACGAAGGAGTAACAGAGGATTTCTTATACGATCATCTTAGTGAAAAAGATCAACTTTGGTTTGATTTCATGGCTGATACGGGTGATGGCGGGAATTCATCGTACTCTGTTGCCCGACTTCTTGCACAACCTTCACTATACGCTTTAGATAATAATTCTCTACAACAATTACCTCGTGGAGACCTCCTCCTTATCGGTGGTGATCTTGC GTATCCTAACCCTTCAGCGTTTACTTACGAGAAGCGGTTTTTTCGTCCGTTTGAGTATGCTCTTCAATCACCATCATGGTATAAAGATGTGCATATTGCGGTAGAAAAACCCGAACTGCCATTTGGTGTAACCGATTTAAAACAATACGATGGGCCCCAATGCTTTGTTATCCCCGGTAACCATGATTGGTTTGACGGGCttcaaacatttatgcggtatatTTGTCACAAAAGCTGGTTAGGTGGATGGTTAATGCCGCAAAAGAAAAGCTACTTTGCGTTACAGTTACCGAAAGGGTGGTGGGTTTTCGGTCTTGATTTAGCTCTTCATAATGACATGGATGTTTATCAGTTTAAATTCTTTGCAGAGTTGATCAAGGAAAAG GTTAAAGAAAATGATTCTGTGATCATAATGACACACGAACCCAATTGGATATTGGATTGGTACTGGGATGATGTTACTGGGAAAAACGTTACGTATCTTGTTAAAGATCATCTAAAAGGAAGGTGTAGACTTCGAATGGCGGGTGATCTACATCATTATATGCGTCATTCTCGTGTTCCAACCGAAAATCCCGACTCTATACAACATTTACTTGTAAACGGTTGTGGTGGGGCGTTTTTACATCCTACACACGTGTTTCGTGGTTTTGATAAAGCATATGGTACAGCTTATGAAATGAAAGCCGCTTATCCAGAAGTTGAAGATTCAAGCCGg ATTGCCCTTGGAAATATCTTGAAGTTCCGGAAGAAAAACTGGCAGTTTGATTTCATTGGCGGGTTCATTTACTTCATATTAACGTTTTCCATGTTCCCACAG TGCAACCTTGGCCATATATTACAAAAGGATGACACCTTTTCGGACCACGTACGGAGCTTTTTGAGCACCATATGGGACGCTTTTATGTACATGCTCGGGCAATCTTATGTATCATCTATGGGTGCTTTATTATTATTGGTGGCTGGGGTATCATTCGTTCCTCCAAAAATGTCACGGAAAAGGAGACTTCTAATCGGGCTTCTGCATGTTTTGGCTCATCTTTCTGCTGCTTTAATTCTTATGTTGTTAATGGAATTAGGCATTGAGATATGCGTTCAACACAACCTTTTAGCAACTTCCGGTTACCACACATTATATGAATGGTACAGACAAGTGGAAAGCGAGCATTTCCCTGACCCGACCGGCCTTCGGACCCGTATAGAGCAATGGACTTTCGGCCTTTATCCCGCGTGCATCAAGTATCTAATGTCAGCTTTTGATGTTCCTGAG GTGATGGCTGTGACACGGAGCAACATATGCAAAAACGGGATGATTTCTCTCTCGCGAGGCGGTGCCACGATATACTACGCATCAGTGTTCCTTTATTTCTGGGTGTTCTCAACACCTGTGGTTTCACTTATATTCGGAAGCTATTTATACATTTGTATCAATTGGCTTCACTTACACTTTGATGAAGCATTTTCTTCCTTACGAATCGCCAATTACAAGTCATTCACACGGTTCCACATAAAACCAGATGGCGATCTCGAAATATTCACTCTGGCAGTCGACAAG gtccCGAAGGAATGGAAGCTGGATCCCGGGTGGGATAACGAGGTGCGACAGCCGCATCAAGCAAGCCATCACCGAAAGTTTCCGAGCAAATGGAGAGCAAATGCTTTTCATCAAGATCCTGTAAATACTGTACGGATTGTCGATCATTTCGTTATTCAACCTACTCACAGACTGCAGGTAGCGGCAGTAAATGGGTCAGTGTCTCACTGA